The DNA region TGTATCTCATCAAGAGTCAACCTCGGTGCCTGAGACTGTCAATACACCCAACTATCGTCCCTCATCAAATGGTAGAAGTAGAGGGCGTGGTCGCTCATTTGGATCCCGTATACAGTGTCAATTGTGTGGTAAGTCAGGCCATCTTGTTGATCGGTGCTATCATCGATTTGATGCATCGTATAAAAATATTGGTTCTAGACCTTCTATGATTCCTCAAGCAAATATTAGTATGTTTGGACATGGTGTTGCAACTGCCTCTTGGCCACCATCTGTACCTACTGCCTATGTGTGCCCAGTTCAAGTCCATCACCGGGGGTCGGGTCCATCTGTCTCAACTGTTAATTGGAATAATCCATTTGATGCATCTGCTTCATTGCACTCTGGTATGTCTCCCAATATATCTTTTAATACAGCTTCAATGCCGCAAGCCTATGTTGCAACTCCTGCAACGGTAGCAGATAATACGTGGTATCCCGACTCTGGGGCTACACATCATCTGACGAATTCAGCATCATCCTTAGGAGAACCTTTGGCTTATAACGGTCCAGGTAAAGTGTATGTGGGCAATGGTACTGCTCTACCAGTTCTGTCTATGGGTCAGTCCACACTGTCTACTTCATCTCGACCTTTATATATGAAGTCACTGTTACATGTGCCTGGTATTACTAAAAATTTGCTATCTGTATCTAAATTCACAAAGGATAATCAAGTAATGGTTGAGTTTTATCCTACTCAGTGTCAGGTTCGTGATCTCAAGACTAAGCAAGTTCTCCTGAGTGGTTCAGTGCATGACGGGCTATACAAGTTACATTTAAAGGGTTCGGGTGCATCAATGACAGCTGATAGTCCTTCTCAATGTTTTACTGCTAGTACAATGATCCCGTTAACTGTGTGGCATTCTAGATTAGGACATCCATGTGATGTAACTCTCAAGAAGGCTTTAAATCATTGTAACATTCAGTTTGAAACTAATAAAAATGTTTCTTGTTGTGTTGCATGTCACTTGGGTAAAGAGCGTAAGCAGCCTTTTTCTTGATCCTTGACTGAGTATACTGCACCTTTACAGCTCGTTGTGGCTGAAGTCTGGGGGCCAGCTCCAGTTGTGTCAAATGGATTTCGATACTATGTTGCATTTACTGATGCTTACTCCAGGCATACCTGGCTTTATTTCTTGCAGAAAAAGTCCGAGGTTCTTACTGTATTCCCACTATTTCATCGTCAGGCTGAACGTGTCTTGGGGTGTAAACTTAAAATGTTACAGACAGATGGTGGAGGTGAGTTTCGCGCCTTGAAGCCGTATGTGTCTCAACAAGGAATTATACAGCGGTTTACCTGCCCGTATACATCACCACAAAATGGTCTTGTTGAGCGTAAGCATCGCCAGATCGTTGAAATTGGGTTGTCCATGTTGGCGCATGCAGCTATGCCAGTCACTTACTGGAATGATGCATTCAGTAGTGCtgtttattttattaacaggTTGCCTACGTCTTCCCTTGGCATTTCACCTTATGAAAAGCTGTTTCAGACTAAACCAAACTACTTGTTCCTCAGAGTGTTTGGTTGCCTCTGTTTTCCTTGTCTTCGACCATTCAACACGACCAAACTGCAATATCGGTCAACACCGTGCACGTACTTAGGGTATTCTCCAAGTCAGAAAAGGTACCGTTGTCAGGCTGCTGATGGGAGGATTTATGTCTCTAGACATGTCACATTTCATGAGCATGAGTTTCCTTTTTCAACTCTCAACTGTAAAGTGAAAGGAGCTATACCTAATGCCACTCAAGCAAGCTCTAAGCTTGTCGTGGTACAGCCGAATTCAACAAGTAAAGGAACTGGTCTTAGACGACGTCCGGATGTTCAGTTGGCTCGTGATCAAGGTGTCTCGACTTCTAGTCAAAGTCAGCCCGTACAGGTATCATGTGACCAGGCTGGGTCAAATTTGTCTGGTTCAAATTCTTGTGAACAGGCTGGGTCAAGTTTGTCTGGTTCAAATTCATCCAGCTCTACTAGTAGGCCCGTCTCTATGGAATTTCAGAATCTCCCAGTCAACACTCATGCGATGACGACTCGCAGCAGGGCCGGAATTTTTAAACCGAAGGTCTACGTGAGCAAGGTTGATGGCTTGGTGAATAACTCACCAACTGATATCCATGATGCTATGCAATATGATTGTTGGCGAGGAGCTATTCAAAATGAGCTGCAAGCACTTATTCACAACAAGACATGGGAACTTTGTCCTATGCCTGCTAACAGGAAAATCATAGGGTGCAAGTGGCTGTttaaagtgaagcataaagctgaTGGGACGATTGAGAGATATAAGGCCAGACTAGTGGCAAAGGGGTTTTCTCAACATGCAGGTTTTGATTTTAGAGACACTTTTAGCCCGGTGGTTAAGGCGACTACTATCCGAACAGTTCTCGCCATAGCAGTTATGAAGGGATGGCCCTTAAGGCAAGTTGATGTGAACAACGCATTTCTCAATGGAAATTTGACAGAAGAAATCTATATGGATCAACCACCAGGATTTGAAGTTGTCGGTGCCAATGGTCAGAAGCTGGTCTGTCATTTGACTAAGGCCTTTTATGGTCTTAAGCAAGCTCCCCGAGCATGGTTTCAGACCTTGAAACAGTACCTTGTAAACCAACTTGGTTTTCGAGCATCACAAGCTGACTCTTCTTTATTCATTCGAGGGTCTACTGATAATCTAGTATTACTCATGGTATACGTAGATGATATAGTGGTGACCGGTAGTTCAGTTACTGAAATTGACAAGGTGGTgcgtaagttgcatgaaaagttCGCACTTAAAGATATGGGCAGGCTCAATTATTTTCTGGACATTGAGGTACAACACACAAGTCAAGGCTTACATCTAACTCAGAAGAAATATGCTGCAGAAATTCTAACTAAAACAGGCATGTTGGGTGCGTCATCTACACCTACTCCCATGGTGAGTTCTTCAAAGCTTGTTGCTTCAAATGGTGATTCATTGTATGCAGATATTCATTTGTATCGTAGCACAGTTGGTATGCTTCAATATTTGTGTGTTACACGGCCGGATCTAGCCTTCTCGGTCAATAAGTTAAGTCAGTATATGAATGCTCCGAGTGAGGCTTATTGGAAGGCTGTTAAGCGAGTTTTGCGGTATCTTATAGGTACTATGAATTATGGGTTGTTCTTCAGACCAGGGAAGTTTCAATTAGTTTGCTATTCTGACGCCGACTGGGCTGCATCTGTTGATGATAGAAGGTCTACTTCTGGCTATGTAGTTTACTTGGGACAAAATCCGATTGCCTGGTGCTCCAAGAAGCAAGCAGTGGTCTCCAGGTCAACTTCTGAAGCTGAGTATCGAAGCCTGGCAAATTGTGTGTCGGAGTTACTTTGGATTAAACAGTTGATAAACGAGATTGGCATGGAAGTCTGTCAGGTACCAGTTGTATGGTGTGATAATACTTCTACCGTAAGCATGGCTGCAAATCCAACTCATCATGCTCGGATGAAGCATGTGGAGATTGATCATCATTTCATTCGGGAAAAAGTTCTGGATGGTATGCTTCAAGTTAGTTTTGTTCCATTAGCTAGTCAAATTGCTGATGTTCTCACCAAGGCTATTCCACCTAAGAAGTTTGCTGAGTTTCGACAAGGTCTGCAAGTTTGTGCTGCTGATGAATGTTTTTCAAACAAAGAGAACCAGAAGAATATTAGTATAACTAAGCAACAGTTAGTTAGTTATCAGTTGTTAGTAGTTAGTTAGATGGTTAGTCGGTTAAACCTATTGCTATAAATGTGTGTACTGCACGTATGATTCAGATAAGTTCAATGATAACAATGCTTGTTTTGTGAATATCATAATAATTTTCAAGCATCCAGTCAAGGTAATTTTCTATCATTTGCTTaatttatgacatgtttttcttTGCTTTTGATTATCTGCAACTGTTATTGCAGCTAGCTTTGTAAGATAGTCAACGAAGTCAACTTAACTGCTTCATTTTCAGTTCTAATCTCTCAACACTTTTCAGCCACTAAGTCAGGTAATAAGGCAATGATTTCCTCTACTGATTATCAACAGTATTAGATTTTAAGACAGGATAGCAGACTTAATCTATCATAGATAGAAATTAATACAAAAAGAGCTACCCAGAAGCAATATAATGTTGAAATCTCAAATTGTTGAACATTTTACCTCTTAATATTCTGTAATGAAATCTTGCACACTTGAATCTAGCATTTTATATGCATTGAGAGCTTGATTCTGGTGACCAGAATTTCATCATGTTTCTGTCTGCCACCCATCCATAGCTCCATCTAATTAACGCCATTGCTTGAAACTTGCATTTACACTGACATATCAATACTTCATCCAATACATTCACAGATTTTCATTATCTGCTACCGTTATATATGATTGCATTGCAGGGACATAGCAATGGAGTATGTAGAGCCTGTTGTTGGTATTGCAAATTGTCTTGGAACTCCTGTTTGTAAATACTTGCAATATCACAGAAAGATGAACGATTATGTGAGAAACTTCAAGAGGATGAGAGATGAATTGAATTGCAAAATGGAAGATATAGAGCTGCAATTGAAAGCAGAGCTTCTTCGTCCTCTGGGGAAGATACCAAAGAAGGGAGTTGAAAATTGGTTGAAAGATGTGAAAGAGATGATTAGGGAAGCACAAGTTGTTGAAAACAAAGTCAGGAACGGAAGATATCTCTGTCGTGCTTGCAACGGGAAGCTGGTTGATGAAAAGACTCGAGAAATGaagggatttcttgataaagctCCTAATGCCTCTGAAGGTCTTGCCATGGATGGTCCAAGTGCTGGGTTGCCACTGCCAACATCAGAACTAGTTGGAGAGGAAGCTCTCAGAAATGAGATTTGGGCATGTTTGATGCAGGAGGAGGTGAGCAAGATTGGGGTTTGGGGGATGGGCGGTGTGGGTAAAACCACTATCATGAAGCACATCCACAATGATCTTTTAAAGCAACAAAGATTCGAAAGGGTAATCTGGGTTACCATATCAAAGGAGTTCAATGTAATGAAGGTACAAGATGATATTGCAGGTGCTTTGAAGTTGAAGGAAGATTGGCCCAGAGAAGGAGACATGCTCAGGCGAGCAGCAATATTGTCAGAAATGCTGAAGAACACAGGAAAGCATGTTCTAATCCTAGATGATGTGTGGGATAAAGTCTCTCTAGAGGAAGTTGGGATCCCCGAGCCGAGTGGCAGCAATGGCTGCAAATTGATGCTGACAACCCGTTCAGAGCATGTTTGCTAGTATATGGGTTGTAAGGTGATAAAAGTGAAGCCCCTTTCAGAAGAAGAGGCATTGATACTATTCTTGAATAAAGTTGGACCTAACATAGTTCAAAGTCCAACTATAATGCCTACTTTGAAGCTTGTTGTCAAGGAATGTGTGGGTTTACCTCTTACAATTGTTGTGGTAGCTGGTACCATGAAAGGAGAAGATAACCCTCTCATTTGGAAAAATGCACTCGAGGAATTGAAAGAGAGAATAGGGAAAGTGGAAGGAGTGGAAGCTGAGGTAATCGAGCGCTTGAAATTTAGCTTCGATCACTTAAAGGACAAGCAAGCGAAACATTGTTTTTTGTATTGTACAGTGTATCCCGAagattttgaaattgaaatggATGAACTAATTGAGTGCTGGATTGAAGAGGGATTCATAGATGATATAGGTACAAGACAAGAAATGAAAGGCAAGGGCCTTACTATTTTGAAGAAGTTAGAAGATAATTGCTTGTtggaaaatattatcactaaacTTGGTCGGTTTGGCGTAAAGATGCATGATGCAGTGAGAGACATGGCATTGTCGATCACAAGTATGAATCCTCGATATATAGTACAAGCAGGTTTGCAATTAAAAGAATTACCGAAAAGGGGGCAATGGAGTCCAGATATTGAGAAAGTATCGCTTATGCATAACTCCATAACGGAATTTCCCGCAGATATGCTTCCCACAAAATGTCAACTGCTCACAACCTTGTTATTGCGGGGGAACCCTGTAAAGGCGATACCATATTCTTTATTCATGAACATGCCTTGTCTTAGTGTGCTCAATTTGTCCTTTACAAAGATCGAGAGTTTACCAAATTCCATCTCTGAACTAAAGAACCTCACAACATTATTGCTTCGTGGCTGTGAAGAACTAAGAGGTCTGCCATGTCTTTCGATGCTTCAAGAATTGAAGAAGTTGGACCTTTTTAGGACTAAAATTGAGGAAGTCCCTGAAGGCATGGATATGCTGATAAAGCTAAGATACATTGATCTTGAAGTGCCCACTCTAAAACAGATACCCGCTGGACTTTTACCAAAACTCGTTCACCTTCAGCACTTGAGTTTTGATGTGAACAATGAAAAAATAAGTCTAAAAGCAGAGGAGATGGAACCATTGAAGAAGTTGGAGTGCTTTACTGGACGTTTCAAAGACATCAGTGAATTCAATAAGTTCATCTCCTCAATGCAACAAAGTAAGAAAAGTCTCATCAAGTACTATTTAGGGTTGGGCTCAGATTTAATTCCTATGTTTAAGActcctaaaatagataaaatagtaACAATTGGAGTCCACAATTGGGAAGGTGAGTTAAATTATGCACCCAATTGAAATTCAAAAGTTGAATATTTTTAAGTGCGACTATTTGAGAAGCTTAGTCGATGATAATTCTTCCTTCAAAAATGTGATTGGCTTGAGGATGTTGCATATTATGTACTCTGAAGGGATAGAGTGTGTTGTTTCCTTGTCCTCTTTTGCCTCTTCTTCCGCTCATCCATTTCAGAGCCTCGAGGTGTTGGCTCTTTTTAATCTGCCAAAGTTGAATGCCCTTATTATGAAAGATGTAGAAACTGGTTCAGCAACAACATCACCATTGGCTCCGTCTGCCACCTTTTCCCATCTTAAGGAAATAACTATAGAGAGATGCTCAAGTATGAAGACGTTGCTTCCACATTGGTTGCTTCCAAACCTCCAAAACCTGGAAGAAATATCAGTAGATAGTTGTGATGAGTTAGTAGAAATATTGGGAGCAGCAACATCAGAAGttgaagaaaaagggagtgatgCATTAATCAAATTCCATCTTCCCAAATTGAGAGAACTGAAATTGTGGGAATTACCAAATTTGAAGAGCATTTGCAGCAAAAGTGGAGTGATGGTTTGTGATTCTCTCCAAGTTATCGAAGTTGGAAATTGTGATAAACTAAAGAgaattcctccatttgttcccTTTGTTGGCAATGGGCAGCCATTTGCATATGCTCCACCTTCTCTTACCATCAGGTCATACGCAAAATAGTGGGAATCGTTGGAAGGATGAAAGGTATGAACCATTtatagtttagtttatttttttatttttataaatctaatttctccatattaataaaatttcaggCTGACATGTTGATCCGGAGATTTAAGTTGCAACTAAGGGAAAGGAAAGTGCAAAAGAGAGGAGAAAAGGAATGATGGAAGGAAGAGGAAGAGGTTAAGAGCATGGAGAATGAGAGGCAAAGGTAAATAAGAAATCAAACAGCCTccactttttaaatattttccctcTCTTACCATTCCTCCTATTCTCTTATTCTTctctaaaaattatatatgtactTCCCAAAATAACCttctaaattttcatatttataattaaaacatttaagttataaacttaatttgatattatgatatcaaatcaaatattattatggtCTTTTACTACATTCAAAACTAGTCTATTATTTcgtaaattttaatgaattttaaattatatatatatacaaaatagaAGTTGGCTATAGTTCCCTCCATATCTTGAGTCGGTCCAACtcgaattcaatttaaataatataaagtatttttaaaattaaattaaattataaaaatatatatattaatataaaattgttttttaaaatatttttgtacagtAAAGTAGAATTTTTGGATCAACCAACTTAGGCCGAAAATGGGCCTAGGCTTGAAAAAGTATTAAAACTTAAAtagtattaaaaattattttacacgGAATGATAATGtgtgttaattaaaatatattttatttttattaatattttaataaaatataaacatatactaaacAAAATGATTTAAGGTGAGGCAAAGCTATGATCTTGGTTTTATTTACAATAAAAGTTAagaaagttttataaaaattcaattttcaatACATACAATGTAGAGAAAATTTGGAGGGTTTAAAAACAATTATCCCTCATTTTCTcccactttatttatttttaaaatttttatctacttttatttaattttttgttttataattttctaaaattttaaaactaatttcaaatttttaccatttaatattttatcaagattaaattgaCTGAAA from Gossypium hirsutum isolate 1008001.06 chromosome A04, Gossypium_hirsutum_v2.1, whole genome shotgun sequence includes:
- the LOC107947972 gene encoding disease resistance protein At4g27190: MGCKVIKVKPLSEEEALILFLNKVGPNIVQSPTIMPTLKLVVKECVGLPLTIVVVAGTMKGEDNPLIWKNALEELKERIGKVEGVEAEVIERLKFSFDHLKDKQAKHCFLYCTVYPEDFEIEMDELIECWIEEGFIDDIGTRQEMKGKGLTILKKLEDNCLLENIITKLGRFGVKMHDAVRDMALSITSMNPRYIVQAGLQLKELPKRGQWSPDIEKVSLMHNSITEFPADMLPTKCQLLTTLLLRGNPVKAIPYSLFMNMPCLSVLNLSFTKIESLPNSISELKNLTTLLLRGCEELRGLPCLSMLQELKKLDLFRTKIEEVPEGMDMLIKLRYIDLEVPTLKQIPAGLLPKLVHLQHLSFDVNNEKISLKAEEMEPLKKLECFTGRFKDISEFNKFISSMQQSKKSLIKYYLGLGSDLIPMFKTPKIDKIVTIGVHNWEGIECVVSLSSFASSSAHPFQSLEVLALFNLPKLNALIMKDVETGSATTSPLAPSATFSHLKEITIERCSSMKTLLPHWLLPNLQNLEEISVDSCDELVEILGAATSEVEEKGSDALIKFHLPKLRELKLWELPNLKSICSKSGVMVCDSLQVIEVGNCDKLKRIPPFVPFVGNGQPFAYAPPSLTIRSYAK
- the LOC121227905 gene encoding uncharacterized protein; amino-acid sequence: MIPQANISMFGHGVATASWPPSVPTAYVCPVQVHHRGSGPSVSTVNWNNPFDASASLHSGMSPNISFNTASMPQAYVATPATVADNTWYPDSGATHHLTNSASSLGEPLAYNGPVSGS
- the LOC107949340 gene encoding probable disease resistance protein At1g52660; amino-acid sequence: MEYVEPVVGIANCLGTPVCKYLQYHRKMNDYVRNFKRMRDELNCKMEDIELQLKAELLRPLGKIPKKGVENWLKDVKEMIREAQVVENKVRNGRYLCRACNGKLVDEKTREMKGFLDKAPNASEGLAMDGPSAGLPLPTSELVGEEALRNEIWACLMQEEVSKIGVWGMGGVGKTTIMKHIHNDLLKQQRFERVIWVTISKEFNVMKVQDDIAGALKLKEDWPREGDMLRRAAILSEMLKNTGKHVLILDDVWDKVSLEEVGIPEPSGSNGCKLMLTTRSEHVC